Proteins found in one Triticum urartu cultivar G1812 chromosome 4, Tu2.1, whole genome shotgun sequence genomic segment:
- the LOC125550803 gene encoding disease resistance protein Pik-2-like: MADLAVGLAKSVVEGALTKAQSAIEEDSKLRQSAQRDLVFITGEFQMMQSFLKLADDERTRNIVVRTWVRQIRELAYDVEDCIEFVLHLDKKSQWWRRLLPPFVSAARQPLDEAIAEIRQLKIQVEDVSSRNARYSLISDSGSKPVVVHQQPPSAARAAMGATAFHMLVEATDITKRQHGDLTQLITKKDGGLQVVSVWGTGGDLGTTSIIRKAYSDPESCQNFACRAWVKLAHPFNPHDFIRGLTAQFYANTCQELHEEALRGVLTRSEATQDDYLKEFVRQVNDVRYLIVLEDLSTMAEWDAIRTFLPDKKNGSWIIVSTQQFEIASLCVGHSYQVLELKQFSADHSVYAFREGSQGDREKAEERPAEQGVSSENILTCKNSAATEWMQEYPIIGRESEMNELHQHTTFARFHSFQVISVWGIAGVGKSALVRNLFCDRILANGLFVKYGWVDVSHPFNLRDFSRSLLLGFHSESLQANETINRGTIRFENPIQECRDLLEHHHCLVVIDDLQSKKEWDLIKAALLPRSSKKSVIIAITSEASIATCCADKEELIFNVKGLQADAASSLFHQEVQRKNPDSSLKDLREEEAAKLHEVILKCGGLPQVIVEIAGILAKKTVTLMDTVGSTNDRFMHTLENNPEYDSLQGLFSWMYSYFRSCPDSLKPCIFYMSLFPRDQSPRRRRVVRRWVAEGYSRDSEDNSAEQNGEKFFSNLLDLSIIQHPPQLVTATSGDRRMISCRVNGFIREYIVSRRMEENLVFELEGCCEITTQRTGRHLIIRESWDRDKIVFENMDFSKLRSLTVFGKWRQFFVSESMKLLRVLDLEDSLDVQDADLEKMLKLLRRLKFLSLRGCREIHHLPSSVGDLRQLQTLDIRHTLIVNLPGNIKKLQKLQYIRAGTSIQAQESSTPCLSVPKFCGRHRQFGVMVPRGINKLTTLHTFGVVNIGASGGKAILKELKDLTQLRKLGVSGINRRNSKKFSSAISRHVHLESLSVQLDKGSQSCLSGIVLPLKTLQSFKLHGPVEKLPVLKIDELSMLTKLDLEMTILTEDDIKLIGSLSKLFTLRIKLLQDSKVHFCVKEAGLEVPTYQMVKVLDIGFNSNFEVTFGTNTMRSLELIKAHCCNGSSVKFSGLNNVTELKVLLLKGCCDNALKEELESQLAQHPNEPVLEQEE; this comes from the exons ATGGCGGACCTCGCGGTGGGCTTGGCCAAATCGGTGGTGGAGGGGGCGTTGACCAAGGCCCAGTCGGCCATCGAGGAGGACTCCAAGCTGCGGCAGAGCGCGCAGCGCGACCTCGTGTTCATCACTGGCGAGTTCCAGATGATGCAGTCCTTTCTGAAGCTCGCCGACGACGAGCGCACCAGGAACATCGTGGTCAGGACCTGGGTGCGGCAGATCCGGGAGCTCGCCTACGACGTGGAGGACTGCATCGAGTTCGTCCTCCACCTCGACAAGAAGTCCCAGTGGTGGCGCCGCCTGCTCCCGCCCTTCGTGTCGGCCGCCAGGCAGCCGCTCGACGAGGCCATCGCCGAGATACGGCAGCTCAAGATCCAGGTGGAGGACGTGAGCTCCAGGAACGCGCGCTACAGCCTCATCAGCGACTCCGGCTCCAAGCCCGTCGTCGTGCATCAGCAGCCGCCGTCGGCCGCCCGCGCCGCGATGGGCGCCACGGCGTTCCACATGCTCGTCGAGGCGACGGACATCACGAAGCGGCAGCATGGGGATCTCACCCAGCTCATCACCAAGAAAGACGGCGGCCTCCAGGTGGTCTCCGTGTGGGGGACGGGCGGCGACCTCGGGACGACGTCCATCATCAGGAAGGCCTACAGCGACCCGGAGAGCTGCCAGAACTTCGCCTGCCGCGCGTGGGTGAAGCTCGCGCATCCTTTCAATCCCCACGACTTCATCCGGGGATTGACGGCGCAGTTCTACGCAAACACTTGCCAAGAGTTACACGAAGAGGCACTCAGAGGCGTCCTGACGAGGTCGGAGGCCACCCAAGACGATTACCTCAAGGAGTTCGTGCGGCAAGTCAACGATGTGAGGTATCTCATCGTCTTGGAAGACCTGTCCACCATGGCTGAGTGGGATGCTATCAGGACTTTTCTTCCTGACAAGAAGAATGGCAGCTGGATCATCGTGTCCACGCAGCAGTTTGAAATTGCAAGCTTGTGCGTGGGTCATTCGTACCAAGTATTGGAGCTGAAGCAGTTCTCTGCTGACCACTCGGTTTATGCCTTCAGAGAG GGATCTCAAGGTGATAGAGAGAAAGCAGAGGAGAGACCAGCAGAGCAAGGAGTGAGCTCTGAAAATATACTCACCTGTAAAAATAGTGCAGCCACCGAATGGATGCAAGAGTACCCGATCATTGGACGTGAGTCAGAAATGAATGAGCTTCATCAACATACAACATTTGCACGTTTTCACTCTTTTCAAGTTATATCTGTTTGGGGAATAGCTGGTGTTGGGAAATCAGCTCTCGTAAGAAACTTGTTCTGTGATAGAATTCTTGCCAATGGCCTATTTGTTAAGTATGGTTGGGTGGATGTATCTCATCCATTCAATTTAAGGGACTTCTCTCGGAGCTTACTTTTGGGTTTTCATTCTGAATCACTTCAAGCCAATGAGACTATTAACCGTGGAACGATCAGATTCGAAAACCCCATTCAAGAGTGTCGTGATCTTCTGGAACACCATCATTGCCTTGTTGTTATTGATGATCTGCAGTCCAAGAAAGAATGGGACTTGATAAAAGCTGCCTTATTGCCTAGATCCTCTAAAAAAAGTGTTATCATTGCCATTACGTCAGAAGCAAGCATTGCCACATGTTGCGCGGACAAGGAAGAGCTCATATTTAATGTCAAAGGTCTTCAAGCTGATGCAGCGTCTAGTCTCTTCCACCAAGAG GTACAAAGGAAGAACCCAGACTCCTCTCTGAAGGATCTcagagaagaagaagcagctaaaCTACATGAAGTTATTCTCAAGTGTGGCGGGCTTCCACAAGTAATAGTTGAAATAGCTGGCATATTGGCAAAGAAGACTGTCACACTAATGGATACGGTAGGTTCTACCAATGACAGGTTCATGCACACATTGGAGAACAATCCAGAGTACGACAGTCTACAGGGCCTATTCAGTTGGATGTATTCCTACTTCCGCAGTTGCCCAGATTCCCTTAAGCCATGCATCTTCTACATGTCACTTTTCCCCCGAGATCAGAGCCCCCGGCGGAGACGTGTTGTGAGGAGGTGGGTCGCGGAGGGCTACTCCAGGGACAGCGAAGACAATTCTGCAGAGCAAAATGGGGAGAAGTTCTTCTCCAATCTCCTTGACCTGAGTATTATCCAGCATCCACCTCAGTTAGTCACCGCTACTTCAGGAGATAGAAGGATGATCTCGTGCCGCGTCAATGGTTTCATCCGGGAGTACATCGTCTCGCGGCGGATGGAAGAGAACCTTGTCTTTGAGCTGGAGGGTTGTTGTGAGATAACCACACAACGCACGGGACGTCACCTTATCATAAGGGAGAGCTGGGACAGAGACAAGATTGTGTTCGAGAACATGGACTTCTCCAAGCTACGGTCACTGACGGTGTTTGGGAAGTGGAGACAATTTTTCGTCTCTGAAAGCATGAAGCTGCTCCGGGTGCTCGACCTGGAGGATTCATTGGATGTACAGGATGCCGATCTCGAGAAGATGCTAAAGCTGCTGCGTCGTCTCAAGTTCCTCTCGCTGCGAGGATGCCGTGAGATTCACCATTTGCCAAGTTCAGTAGGTGATCTGAGGCAGCTCCAGACTCTGGATATCAGACACACATTGATTGTGAACCTACCAGGGAACATCAAAAAGCTACAGAAGCTGCAGTACATCCGTGCCGGCACCTCTATCCAGGCACAGGAATCATCAACACCATGTCTTTCAGTACCAAAGTTCTGCGGACGTCACCGCCAATTTGGTGTTATGGTTCCTAGAGGGATTAACAAACTGACAACGTTGCACACATTCGGTGTTGTCAACATTGGTGCATCAGGCGGGAAAGCCATCCTTAAAGAGCTCAAAGATCTGACTCAATTGCGCAAGCTCGGAGTGTCTGGCATCAACAGGAGAAACAGCAAGAAGTTCTCCTCTGCAATCTCACGCCATGTCCATTTGGAATCCTTGTCGGTGCAGCTGGACAAGGGCAGTCAAAGTTGTTTGTCTGGCATCGTCCTGCCTTTGAAGACGCTGCAGAGTTTTAAACTGCATGGGCCTGTGGAGAAGTTGCCAGTTTTGAAGATCGACGAGCTTAGCATGCTGACAAAGTTGGATTTGGAGATGACCATATTGACAGAGGATGACATAAAGCTCATTGGGAGTCTATCCAAACTATTCACTCTCCGTATCAAGCTGCTCCAAGATAGTAAGGTCCATTTTTGTGTTAAAGAGGCTGGACTTGAGGTGCCAACTTACCAAATGGTCAAGGTCCTAGACATCGGTTTCAACTCAAACTTCGAAGTTACTTTTGGGACAAACACAATGAGAAGTCTTGAGCTGATAAAGGCTCACTGCTGCAATGGTTCTTCAGTGAAGTTCTCCGGCCTGAATAACGTAACTGAACTCAAGGTACTCTTGCTGAAGGGTTGCTGTGACAACGCACTGAAGGAAGAGCTGGAGAGCCAACTTGCCCAGCATCCAAACGAACCAGTTTTGGAGCAGGAGGAATAG